A part of Candidatus Saccharibacteria bacterium genomic DNA contains:
- a CDS encoding response regulator yields MSSKTSVIVIDDDQWLAEQYKHVLEKAGFAVTIAAHAIEGIDMIDSLHPQVIILDIFMPGPNGVVLIHELKSHSDLADIPIIVCTNSASDLPADGLRTYGVEVVLDKTTMHPSDIVAAVRKVLL; encoded by the coding sequence ATGAGCTCGAAAACGTCGGTTATTGTCATCGATGATGATCAATGGCTGGCAGAACAGTACAAACATGTGCTCGAAAAAGCTGGATTTGCAGTGACGATAGCCGCGCATGCGATTGAAGGGATCGATATGATTGATAGTTTACACCCGCAGGTGATTATTCTCGATATATTCATGCCTGGTCCCAACGGTGTTGTGCTGATCCACGAGCTAAAATCGCATAGCGACTTGGCAGATATTCCGATTATCGTGTGCACCAATAGTGCGAGTGATCTGCCGGCAGACGGACTGAGGACCTATGGTGTGGAAGTAGTGCTTGACAAGACCACAATGCATCCGAGCGATATTGTGGCAGCGGTACGAAAGGTACTGCTATGA
- a CDS encoding response regulator, giving the protein MDAVKKKILLVEDDTALAAVYRSRLELEGFDINEVHNGEEALSAAMSFKPDLILLDAMMPKISGFDVLDILRNTPETTNIRVIMLTALSQPKDKERAEQLGVDDYLVKSQVVIGDVVARVKHHLGLDTTVPTAPSPNE; this is encoded by the coding sequence ATGGATGCAGTAAAGAAGAAAATCTTGCTTGTCGAAGATGACACCGCACTCGCTGCTGTGTATCGTTCGCGACTTGAGCTCGAAGGGTTCGATATAAACGAAGTACATAATGGTGAGGAAGCGCTGTCGGCGGCAATGTCGTTCAAGCCGGACCTCATACTGCTCGATGCGATGATGCCCAAAATTAGCGGTTTTGATGTGCTCGATATTTTGCGTAACACCCCCGAAACCACCAATATCCGCGTGATTATGCTGACTGCGCTTAGCCAGCCGAAGGACAAAGAGCGTGCTGAGCAGCTCGGTGTCGACGACTACTTGGTGAAATCACAAGTAGTAATTGGTGATGTGGTTGCTAGGGTGAAACACCATCTTGGCCTGGATACTACTGTACCAACTGCTCCCAGCCCCAACGAATAA
- a CDS encoding exodeoxyribonuclease VII small subunit produces MSIKNSQTIAARLTELNKQVAWFDSEEFSLEEALDRFKAAETLAGSIESDLASLKNEITVLKTRFDQE; encoded by the coding sequence ATGTCAATAAAAAATAGCCAAACAATTGCAGCTAGACTGACCGAGCTTAACAAGCAAGTAGCTTGGTTTGATAGCGAGGAGTTTTCGCTCGAAGAAGCGCTCGACCGTTTCAAGGCAGCCGAAACACTAGCCGGCAGTATTGAATCGGACCTCGCGTCGCTGAAAAACGAAATTACTGTGCTTAAGACTCGTTTTGATCAGGAGTAG
- a CDS encoding HAMP domain-containing histidine kinase → MEGPKQQGGVIGGPSLIAAAHELKAPLALIRQLSLGLESGDYTLSDIERMARQITLTSERALRLTTDLTKSARLEDSLFTIEPVNPVSLCEEVIREIQPLYQARGRSIRMVPRTRPLLALANKDLLRRVLLGFADNALHYCDDESAVLVEAYERRGSVRLSVRDFGPAVPAAVWRTLQDSLGKRPQLLHNRPASSGLGMYIAGQFAESMQSNIGATRHHNGTSFYIDLTPSTQLRLL, encoded by the coding sequence ATGGAGGGTCCAAAGCAGCAAGGGGGAGTAATAGGTGGGCCGTCTTTGATTGCAGCTGCGCATGAGCTAAAAGCCCCACTGGCACTTATTCGTCAGTTGTCGCTAGGGCTCGAATCGGGCGACTATACCCTGAGCGATATCGAGCGGATGGCTCGGCAAATTACGCTTACCAGTGAGCGCGCACTACGTCTGACAACCGACCTCACCAAGTCTGCGCGGCTTGAAGACAGTCTATTTACAATCGAGCCCGTTAACCCCGTATCGCTGTGCGAAGAAGTAATCCGGGAAATCCAGCCCCTCTACCAGGCTAGGGGTCGATCGATTCGTATGGTGCCACGCACACGACCACTGCTTGCGCTAGCCAACAAAGATTTACTGCGCCGGGTGCTCCTTGGCTTTGCCGATAATGCGCTCCACTACTGTGATGACGAGTCGGCGGTGCTAGTGGAAGCATATGAACGGCGGGGAAGCGTGCGACTCAGTGTACGTGATTTTGGGCCTGCTGTACCTGCCGCTGTATGGCGGACACTTCAAGACTCGCTCGGCAAGCGCCCGCAGCTGCTTCACAACCGGCCAGCAAGTAGCGGGCTTGGCATGTATATCGCTGGCCAGTTTGCAGAGTCTATGCAGAGTAATATTGGTGCGACCCGCCACCATAACGGCACGTCGTTTTATATCGACCTGACGCCGTCGACGCAGTTGAGGCTACTATGA
- a CDS encoding 50S ribosomal protein L27, whose translation MSHVKAGGSSKNVHNNAGARLGVKRFGGQKVTAGQVLVRQTGSTKIAGPGTYISRNFTIHAAVDGIVGFKQVKKAKFTGHTARRTQVVVE comes from the coding sequence ATGTCACACGTTAAAGCAGGTGGTTCAAGCAAGAACGTCCACAACAATGCCGGCGCACGCCTTGGTGTGAAGCGATTTGGTGGTCAAAAAGTTACCGCAGGCCAAGTATTGGTTCGTCAGACCGGCAGTACCAAAATCGCTGGCCCAGGCACCTACATTAGCCGCAACTTCACTATTCATGCCGCTGTCGACGGTATCGTTGGTTTCAAGCAGGTGAAAAAAGCAAAGTTCACTGGCCACACCGCTCGCCGCACCCAAGTAGTGGTCGAATAA
- a CDS encoding CHAP domain-containing protein: MKLMKPRSTTPVFKGLATKSLLVAGAVLMALSTPMVFSSRVLADKWDDQINAINAEINNLQAQAAVIAEQSRTLANALAALTAQRQTIQAQVDLSQAKYDKLVNDIAETEKQIADNKDALGQIIADMYVDGSISPLELLASASNISDYVDQQEYRSSIQTNLSDTIARINELKKQLEAQKADVERVLADQKSQRDALAAKEAEQAKLLSDSQGQESVYQSMIGDRNAQINSLKDQQQAEIRARLQQFGGGGSAVAGDPGRGGYPNYLANAYQDSLVDPWGMYNRECVSYVAWKVFQKNGYMPYWGGVGNANQWPGNARAAGITTSSTPRAGSAGVITAGYYGHIVWVDSVNSDGTINISQYNEWLPGLGWGYYSERYNVSPYAYNVYIYF; the protein is encoded by the coding sequence ATGAAACTAATGAAACCACGGTCCACCACACCAGTTTTCAAAGGCCTCGCCACTAAGTCGCTATTGGTAGCGGGTGCTGTGCTGATGGCACTGTCAACACCGATGGTTTTCTCCTCTCGCGTTCTCGCTGACAAGTGGGATGATCAGATCAATGCGATCAATGCCGAGATTAACAACCTACAAGCTCAGGCTGCGGTTATTGCTGAACAGTCACGCACACTAGCAAATGCGCTCGCAGCGCTAACCGCCCAGAGGCAGACAATCCAGGCACAGGTTGATCTTAGCCAGGCGAAATACGACAAGCTTGTCAATGACATTGCTGAAACCGAAAAACAAATCGCTGACAATAAAGATGCACTAGGGCAGATTATTGCTGACATGTATGTCGATGGCTCAATTTCGCCGCTTGAACTGCTTGCTAGTGCTAGCAACATCTCTGACTACGTCGATCAACAAGAGTACCGCTCATCCATTCAGACTAATCTCTCTGATACCATCGCTCGGATTAATGAGCTGAAAAAGCAACTTGAAGCCCAAAAAGCCGATGTCGAGCGTGTCTTGGCAGACCAAAAATCACAGCGCGATGCCTTGGCGGCCAAAGAAGCCGAGCAAGCAAAGCTGTTGTCCGATTCACAAGGGCAAGAGTCGGTATACCAGTCGATGATTGGTGATCGTAATGCCCAGATAAATAGCCTCAAAGATCAGCAGCAAGCTGAAATTCGTGCTCGCTTGCAGCAATTTGGTGGCGGCGGAAGCGCTGTTGCCGGTGACCCTGGTCGTGGCGGCTACCCAAATTACCTTGCCAATGCTTATCAGGATAGTCTTGTCGATCCATGGGGTATGTATAACCGCGAGTGCGTGAGCTATGTCGCGTGGAAAGTATTCCAGAAAAATGGCTATATGCCGTACTGGGGTGGAGTCGGAAACGCAAATCAATGGCCTGGCAACGCGCGCGCGGCAGGCATCACCACCAGCTCAACACCTCGTGCAGGTTCTGCCGGCGTAATTACTGCGGGTTATTATGGTCACATTGTCTGGGTTGATAGTGTCAACAGTGACGGAACGATTAACATCAGCCAGTACAACGAATGGCTTCCTGGGCTAGGCTGGGGCTATTATTCAGAACGCTACAACGTATCGCCATACGCATACAACGTGTATATCTACTTCTAA
- a CDS encoding flippase-like domain-containing protein, whose protein sequence is MKRLSFRTWLSGISLLLIVVLLYVSRHEIARAWELASKVDVWVLLFVIPVVAIGYLAAGEMVFSYMRQKKLIDHVSIWTQMRISLELNFVNHVLPSGGVSGISYMNWRLGKLGVKTGKATMAQAIRYVVGFAAMITLLLLSVLIVTIDGTVNRWIIFMSSALVGVMIISTMLGMYLMKSVTRLSRFAHYVARGYNHIVKVLTLGRIPHAITAIAIQTFLEEMHEDFVELMRDRRILIKPYLWGLFFVVTEMAIFWIVFWSLGSPVNPAPILIAYGLATMAGLVVVTPGGAGAYEAIMVLVLAIAGMSQSEAIAGIVLTRAIILFVTVVIGYVFYQMALLKYGKQPKPGL, encoded by the coding sequence ATGAAACGTCTGTCATTTCGTACGTGGCTCAGCGGCATATCGCTGCTTTTGATCGTGGTACTGCTGTATGTCTCTCGTCACGAAATTGCCCGTGCTTGGGAGCTGGCATCAAAAGTTGATGTGTGGGTACTACTATTCGTAATACCAGTGGTAGCAATCGGCTACCTGGCGGCCGGAGAAATGGTGTTTTCGTACATGCGTCAGAAAAAACTGATTGATCATGTGAGTATATGGACGCAAATGCGGATTTCTCTCGAGCTTAATTTTGTGAACCATGTACTGCCAAGTGGGGGAGTAAGTGGTATCTCGTACATGAACTGGCGACTCGGTAAGTTAGGCGTGAAGACCGGTAAGGCTACGATGGCTCAAGCAATTCGCTACGTGGTAGGGTTTGCAGCCATGATTACACTGTTGCTGCTGTCTGTACTTATAGTAACAATCGACGGCACGGTTAACCGCTGGATTATATTCATGAGCTCCGCCCTGGTTGGGGTCATGATTATATCGACAATGCTAGGAATGTACTTAATGAAAAGCGTAACGCGACTGAGCCGCTTTGCGCACTATGTGGCCCGCGGATACAACCATATAGTAAAAGTGCTTACACTAGGGCGCATACCTCACGCAATCACTGCAATTGCAATCCAAACATTCCTTGAAGAGATGCATGAGGACTTTGTTGAGCTCATGAGAGATCGCCGCATACTCATAAAGCCGTATTTGTGGGGGCTGTTCTTTGTAGTTACAGAAATGGCAATTTTCTGGATTGTATTCTGGTCGCTTGGCTCGCCCGTCAACCCCGCACCCATTTTGATCGCTTATGGACTTGCTACTATGGCTGGACTAGTAGTGGTGACACCGGGTGGGGCCGGGGCATATGAAGCAATCATGGTGCTGGTGCTTGCAATTGCCGGCATGAGCCAAAGCGAAGCAATCGCTGGGATTGTGCTGACACGAGCAATAATACTATTTGTCACCGTAGTTATAGGCTACGTATTTTACCAAATGGCGCTACTGAAATATGGAAAACAACCTAAGCCAGGTCTATAG
- the ftsE gene encoding cell division ATP-binding protein FtsE, which produces MILLDRVTKSYGKDDKPALNRISLHVEPNEFVILVGTSGAGKSTLLKLLTREEKPTSGKIVVGGIDYDTLKDKHIPLLRRKIGVVFQDFKLLPQRTVFENIAFALEIAGMTNREIKNTVPKVIELVGLTGKEKNFPHQLSGGERQRVAIARAVVRQPKILIADEPTGNLDPKHSWDIVRLLEKINKYGTTVLLTTHNVEIVNKLKRRVITIDHGKIVSDQAQGSYRQ; this is translated from the coding sequence ATGATTCTGTTAGATAGGGTAACGAAATCGTATGGCAAGGATGATAAGCCGGCACTTAATCGGATATCACTTCATGTTGAGCCAAACGAATTTGTAATCTTGGTTGGGACAAGTGGTGCGGGTAAGTCTACATTACTCAAACTCTTGACCCGTGAGGAAAAGCCAACTAGTGGCAAGATTGTCGTTGGTGGTATCGATTATGACACATTAAAAGATAAGCATATCCCACTGCTTCGTCGTAAGATCGGTGTAGTATTCCAGGATTTTAAGCTTTTGCCACAACGGACTGTGTTTGAAAACATTGCTTTTGCGCTGGAAATTGCCGGAATGACCAACCGCGAGATTAAAAACACCGTACCAAAGGTGATTGAGCTTGTGGGGTTAACTGGTAAGGAAAAAAACTTTCCCCACCAGCTTAGTGGTGGCGAGCGACAGCGAGTTGCGATTGCTCGTGCGGTGGTTCGTCAGCCGAAGATTCTCATTGCTGATGAGCCAACCGGTAACCTAGATCCCAAGCATAGCTGGGACATCGTGCGCCTGCTAGAGAAGATCAACAAATATGGCACGACCGTCCTGTTGACGACGCACAACGTAGAGATTGTGAACAAACTAAAGCGTCGGGTTATCACAATCGATCATGGTAAGATTGTCAGCGATCAGGCGCAGGGGAGCTATAGACAATAA
- the recO gene encoding DNA repair protein RecO — MSIERTRAIVLRRTNFGEADRVLRLITPLGQRSIIAKGVRREKSKLAGGIELFAISDIVINSGKGDLGILTSARLVHFYRHILEDYDRLQFGYEAINLVARASEHIDEPEWYGVLSEVYMGLDVPTIPLQLVQSWFYLHHAELTGYELNLERDVTGQLLDEAKTYMYDVNEKGLRPAEQGDLNANHIKLLRVLAAKPIQTIAQIGGIADILPDIWLVTRQHAAV; from the coding sequence ATGAGTATAGAGCGAACGCGGGCAATTGTACTACGGCGCACCAACTTTGGGGAAGCTGACAGAGTACTGCGCCTGATTACACCGCTAGGACAGCGGAGTATTATCGCGAAAGGTGTGCGTCGCGAGAAGAGTAAACTTGCAGGTGGGATTGAACTGTTCGCGATTAGCGACATTGTTATCAACAGCGGCAAAGGCGACCTCGGGATTCTTACCAGCGCACGACTCGTGCATTTTTACCGTCATATTCTTGAAGACTACGATAGACTCCAGTTTGGTTACGAGGCGATCAATCTAGTAGCGCGCGCTAGCGAGCACATCGACGAGCCGGAATGGTATGGTGTACTGAGTGAGGTGTACATGGGGCTGGACGTGCCGACGATTCCTCTGCAGCTCGTCCAAAGTTGGTTTTACCTTCATCATGCCGAGCTAACTGGCTACGAGCTCAATCTCGAGCGTGACGTCACTGGTCAGTTGCTCGACGAGGCCAAAACCTATATGTACGATGTGAACGAAAAAGGCCTTCGCCCAGCCGAGCAAGGTGACCTAAATGCCAACCATATAAAGCTGCTGCGAGTACTTGCAGCAAAACCAATCCAGACCATAGCCCAAATAGGCGGTATTGCTGATATTTTGCCAGACATTTGGTTGGTCACTCGTCAGCACGCGGCTGTTTAG
- a CDS encoding ABC transporter permease: MAQKTSATKSFGRRRHRRQWLTFLRMCRYGVNNFTRNAWLTIAATAVMTITLLILLITVVAQNVLSDTATTVGKRIDRSIYLKAGTTEQQAKTILADLMALSNVDSVKFVSTEEGKADFAEKNKSSLGTLSALNEATNKIPATIRISLINVNDTSQIVAYVNNSTELKKYIDANRKPSFMGDRKSATDTIADWTRLAQQLGIGMSVVFVSISMLIIFNTIRMAIFNRKEEIQMMKLIGADRSFIRGPFVVEAIVYGFIAAVVATALGITLMSVFAPNMQSWGIEIGPTVDLLTTYIAFVLLGMIAVGALIGTISSLLATRRYLRL; the protein is encoded by the coding sequence ATGGCTCAGAAGACTTCTGCTACAAAATCCTTTGGTCGGCGTCGCCATCGTCGTCAGTGGTTGACGTTTCTCAGAATGTGCCGTTATGGGGTGAATAACTTTACTCGCAACGCCTGGCTGACCATTGCGGCAACTGCGGTGATGACCATTACTCTGCTTATTCTATTGATTACTGTAGTGGCGCAAAATGTACTGTCTGATACGGCAACAACTGTAGGCAAACGAATCGATCGCTCGATTTACCTGAAGGCCGGTACAACCGAGCAGCAGGCCAAAACGATTTTGGCTGACCTGATGGCGCTATCCAATGTCGATTCTGTGAAGTTTGTCAGTACCGAGGAGGGAAAAGCGGATTTTGCAGAGAAGAACAAAAGCAGCCTAGGAACACTTAGCGCCCTCAACGAAGCAACGAATAAAATTCCTGCCACTATTCGTATAAGCCTTATCAATGTCAACGATACCAGTCAGATTGTTGCATATGTTAATAATAGTACTGAGCTAAAGAAGTATATTGACGCCAACCGTAAACCATCTTTTATGGGTGATCGTAAATCGGCTACTGATACTATCGCTGATTGGACACGATTGGCACAGCAGCTTGGGATTGGTATGAGCGTGGTGTTTGTTAGTATCTCAATGCTAATCATTTTTAATACTATTCGTATGGCAATTTTCAATCGAAAAGAGGAGATACAGATGATGAAGCTGATTGGTGCAGATCGTAGCTTCATACGCGGGCCTTTTGTTGTCGAGGCGATTGTGTATGGTTTTATTGCCGCTGTGGTAGCGACGGCGCTTGGAATTACACTTATGTCAGTATTTGCACCCAATATGCAGTCTTGGGGTATTGAAATTGGCCCAACCGTTGATTTACTGACTACATATATAGCCTTTGTGCTGCTTGGAATGATTGCTGTCGGGGCGCTGATTGGTACGATTTCATCGCTTCTCGCTACTCGTCGCTACTTAAGGCTGTAG
- the xseA gene encoding exodeoxyribonuclease VII large subunit, with translation MENNLSQVYSVGDFVAVFNQTLEYAYPSIEIEGEVASFKVNQNKFVFFDLKDQTASVNCFMTVWQLRIPIEDGMKVIVRAVPKLTNWGKFSLTVQAVRPSGEGSLKKGFELLKAKLDAEGLFAPERKRALSTMPARIGVISSTQAAGYTDFVTILNERWGGMHIDVAHVQVQGEAAPDQMIRALKYFNSLEVPPEVLVLIRGGGSADDLAAFNDELLVREIAASRVPTLVGVGHEVDVTLADLVADVRAATPSNAAQLLVPDKREIVQVTRHSLARIIDRTETMLDAVSMQVAQGLQGALAAFDRGYDRHQQLLQQQRLVLAAYDPAAVLSRGYALVRGEECVGGEITIEKHDTLITAEVTHVNKK, from the coding sequence ATGGAAAACAACCTAAGCCAGGTCTATAGTGTCGGCGATTTTGTAGCGGTTTTCAACCAGACGCTTGAGTATGCGTACCCTAGTATTGAAATAGAGGGCGAAGTTGCTAGTTTCAAAGTCAACCAAAACAAGTTTGTATTTTTCGACCTGAAAGACCAAACAGCGAGCGTGAATTGTTTTATGACCGTGTGGCAACTACGCATACCGATAGAAGATGGTATGAAGGTGATTGTACGCGCCGTACCAAAGCTGACGAATTGGGGCAAGTTTAGTCTGACCGTTCAGGCAGTAAGACCGAGTGGCGAAGGTAGCCTGAAAAAGGGCTTCGAGCTGCTAAAGGCGAAGCTCGATGCCGAGGGGTTATTCGCACCTGAGCGCAAGCGCGCACTGTCGACTATGCCAGCCCGCATTGGCGTCATTAGCAGCACTCAAGCGGCGGGGTACACTGATTTTGTGACGATACTTAACGAACGGTGGGGCGGGATGCATATTGACGTGGCGCACGTACAGGTGCAGGGCGAAGCGGCACCCGACCAAATGATACGAGCTCTTAAATACTTCAATAGCCTCGAGGTGCCGCCTGAGGTACTTGTACTCATACGTGGTGGCGGTAGCGCAGATGATCTAGCGGCGTTTAATGATGAGTTGTTGGTGCGAGAGATCGCGGCGAGTCGTGTTCCGACACTTGTAGGGGTAGGGCACGAAGTTGATGTTACATTGGCTGATCTTGTGGCCGACGTGCGGGCGGCCACCCCGAGTAACGCTGCACAGCTGCTTGTACCAGACAAGCGTGAAATTGTGCAGGTCACACGCCATAGCCTGGCAAGGATTATCGATCGCACTGAAACAATGCTCGACGCAGTGAGTATGCAGGTAGCGCAAGGCTTACAGGGTGCATTGGCTGCGTTTGATCGCGGCTATGACCGGCACCAGCAGTTACTTCAGCAACAGCGACTTGTGTTAGCGGCATATGATCCGGCAGCAGTACTCTCCAGGGGCTATGCGCTAGTACGTGGTGAGGAGTGTGTTGGTGGTGAGATAACGATTGAAAAACACGATACACTAATAACGGCGGAGGTAACCCATGTCAATAAAAAATAG
- a CDS encoding S41 family peptidase: MSIMIDQQNEGQAVSNMPTTRPPVHTRAKRMSNSMMLFVVAVCLVVGFVAGTRSRELYAAIAPVFGIKASADTLDLQIVQQAYQELKANYDGKLDTNTLVDGAARGMTAAAGDQYTVFMDKAEAEDFTKQLSGEVSGIGCEIGIRSKQPTILRVLTDSPAEKAGVKAGDIITKVNDTVVSGADSGSVAEKIRGDVGTSVRVAVLRGQEAKEFTITRAKLSDASVRWSIDNGIGKMIISRFDTETGDLAAKAAREFKQAGVRGVILDLRDDGGGYLDAARDVASLWLREKLIVTEKSGDVVTDQVKSRGDAVLDGVKTVVLINGGSASASEIVAGALQDYKAATIIGEKSFGKGTVQKLISLPDGRQIKVTIARWYTPKGKNITKEGITPDATVQLTSDDTNAGKDPQLEAARAAL, translated from the coding sequence ATGAGTATTATGATTGATCAGCAAAACGAAGGACAGGCCGTAAGCAACATGCCTACTACGCGACCGCCGGTGCATACGCGAGCCAAAAGGATGTCGAATAGCATGATGCTATTTGTTGTAGCGGTTTGTCTTGTTGTCGGCTTTGTTGCGGGTACACGTAGCCGTGAACTCTATGCGGCAATTGCGCCTGTATTCGGTATCAAAGCCAGCGCTGATACGCTTGATCTGCAGATTGTTCAGCAAGCATATCAAGAGCTCAAGGCCAATTACGATGGCAAACTCGATACGAACACACTTGTTGATGGAGCTGCAAGGGGTATGACAGCCGCCGCAGGTGACCAGTATACGGTATTTATGGATAAAGCCGAGGCTGAAGACTTCACGAAGCAGCTGAGTGGCGAGGTAAGCGGCATTGGCTGTGAAATTGGGATTCGCAGCAAGCAGCCGACGATACTGCGCGTGTTAACCGACTCGCCAGCCGAAAAAGCTGGCGTAAAGGCGGGAGATATTATTACCAAAGTAAACGACACGGTTGTAAGCGGCGCCGACTCAGGTTCTGTGGCAGAAAAAATTCGTGGAGACGTAGGAACATCGGTACGAGTAGCGGTGTTGCGCGGGCAAGAAGCCAAAGAATTCACCATTACCAGGGCGAAGCTGAGCGATGCTAGTGTACGTTGGAGTATCGACAATGGTATTGGCAAAATGATTATTTCGCGGTTCGATACTGAAACGGGCGATCTGGCAGCAAAAGCGGCTCGTGAATTTAAACAAGCCGGGGTGCGTGGAGTAATTCTTGACCTGCGTGATGACGGTGGTGGGTACCTGGATGCCGCTCGCGATGTTGCTAGCCTGTGGCTGCGCGAAAAACTCATCGTAACTGAAAAATCGGGTGATGTGGTGACGGACCAAGTGAAATCACGTGGCGACGCAGTGCTTGATGGCGTAAAAACCGTCGTTCTCATCAATGGAGGCAGTGCTAGCGCGAGTGAGATTGTTGCCGGAGCTTTGCAGGACTACAAGGCCGCGACCATTATCGGTGAAAAAAGCTTTGGCAAGGGGACGGTACAAAAACTCATCAGCCTCCCAGATGGCCGTCAAATTAAGGTTACGATAGCGCGCTGGTATACACCCAAGGGGAAAAATATAACTAAAGAAGGTATCACTCCAGATGCTACCGTACAGCTCACGAGCGACGACACCAATGCCGGAAAGGACCCCCAACTGGAGGCTGCACGTGCTGCTCTGTAA
- a CDS encoding glycine--tRNA ligase, translating to MQDVKLDEIVSLAKRRGFIYQGSDVYGGLSGTWDYGPLGVALKRNIMNLWWKMFVEERDDMYGVDAAILMNQKVWQASGHVDTFTDPLVECRECKGRFRADKLDDPNKCPTCGKEGTFGEARAFNMMFKTNVGPVDDEASISYLRPETAQGIFTNFRNVVDSFYPDLPFGIAQQGKAFRNEISPRDFVFRAREFEQMEIEYFIAPEAWEAEFDKWVAACKQWFAALGLPEEKVHELEVPEEDRAHYSKRTIDFEFDFPIGREELMGLAYRTDFDLGNIQRVSGKSMEYVVKGTNEKFVPHVIEPSFGVERAVMAVLVSAYRVDEQNGEKRTYLALPEHLAPVKYCVSPLLKNRPELVAKAREVYDALKKKYGAVMWDDNGNIGKRYRRQDEIGTPHCVVIDFQTLEDGTVTVRDRDTTEQKRIATSDFF from the coding sequence ATGCAAGACGTAAAACTAGACGAAATCGTGAGCCTAGCCAAGCGCCGTGGGTTTATTTACCAGGGGAGCGATGTATACGGGGGACTCAGCGGTACGTGGGACTATGGCCCACTTGGTGTAGCGCTCAAGCGCAACATTATGAACCTATGGTGGAAAATGTTTGTCGAAGAACGCGACGATATGTACGGTGTCGATGCGGCGATACTGATGAACCAAAAAGTCTGGCAGGCCAGTGGGCATGTCGATACGTTTACTGATCCGCTCGTCGAATGCCGCGAGTGCAAAGGTCGCTTCCGCGCCGACAAACTCGATGACCCAAACAAATGCCCGACGTGTGGCAAAGAGGGCACATTCGGTGAGGCGCGGGCGTTTAATATGATGTTCAAAACCAACGTCGGGCCGGTTGACGACGAGGCGTCGATTAGTTACCTAAGACCCGAAACCGCACAGGGGATATTTACCAATTTTCGCAATGTCGTCGATAGTTTTTACCCCGACTTGCCGTTTGGGATTGCGCAGCAGGGCAAGGCGTTTCGCAACGAAATCAGTCCGCGTGATTTTGTGTTTCGTGCACGTGAATTTGAGCAGATGGAAATAGAGTATTTTATTGCACCTGAAGCGTGGGAAGCCGAGTTCGACAAGTGGGTAGCAGCCTGTAAGCAGTGGTTCGCGGCGCTAGGGCTACCTGAAGAAAAAGTACATGAGCTGGAAGTGCCTGAAGAAGACCGTGCGCACTACAGCAAGCGCACGATCGACTTTGAATTTGACTTTCCCATAGGCCGCGAAGAACTAATGGGCCTGGCGTATCGCACCGACTTTGACCTCGGCAATATCCAGCGAGTCAGCGGCAAGAGCATGGAATATGTGGTGAAGGGCACAAACGAGAAATTTGTACCACACGTCATCGAACCAAGTTTTGGTGTAGAGCGCGCCGTGATGGCAGTACTAGTAAGCGCCTACCGAGTTGACGAACAAAACGGCGAAAAGCGCACGTATTTGGCACTGCCGGAGCACCTGGCACCAGTCAAATACTGTGTGAGTCCGCTGCTCAAAAACAGGCCAGAACTTGTCGCAAAAGCCCGTGAAGTATACGACGCTTTGAAGAAAAAATATGGCGCCGTCATGTGGGACGATAACGGTAATATAGGCAAACGCTACCGCCGCCAAGACGAAATTGGAACGCCGCACTGCGTGGTGATTGATTTTCAAACGCTTGAAGACGGCACGGTGACAGTGCGAGATCGAGACACGACGGAACAAAAACGGATAGCAACTTCAGATTTTTTCTAA